One genomic segment of Vibrio quintilis includes these proteins:
- the sucA gene encoding 2-oxoglutarate dehydrogenase E1 component, with amino-acid sequence MQNGVMKAWLESSHLAGANATYVEDLYELYLSDPDLVSEEWKRVFEGLPSPGDVAEQPHSRVRDYFRRLAQETKHYNVQVSDPDVDAKQVRVLQLINAYRFRGHEAAKLDPLGLWQRPPVAELDPSFHNLNSDDMEEMFNVGSFAIGQETMLLKDIQTSLNKIYCGSIGAEYMHMTSTEQKRWIQQQLESVVGQPSFSKEEKITFLEELTAAEGLERYLGAKFPGAKRFSLEGGDALIPMTKELIRHAGAQGMREVVIGMAHRGRLNMLVNVLGKRPQDLFDEFAGKHDETWGTGDVKYHQGFSADFATPGGNVHLALAFNPSHLEIVNPVVMGSVRARQDRLGDKDGSSVLPITVHGDSAVAGQGVVAETFNMSQARGYQVGGTVRIVVNNQVGFTTSNPRDTRSTMYCTDIAKMVQAPIFHVNADDPEAVAFVTRIALDYRNAFKQDVVIDLVCYRRHGHNEADEPNATQPLMYQKIKKHPTPRKIYADRLTERGSVDDGTITQVINEYRDALDHGEVVVKEWRPMAMHSVDWSPYLSHDWDESWKNEFDTERLKDIGKRVCMYPESHKLQSRVQKIYTDRQAMIKGEKPLDWGMAEILAYATLVDDGNRIRISGQDSGRGTFFHRHSVLHNQDDASTYIPLKNLHTNQGPFQVIDSVLSEEAVLAFEYGYATAEPSGLTLWEAQFGDFANGAQVVIDQFISSGEQKWARLCGLTMLLPHGYEGQGPEHSSARLERYLQLCAEQNMQVVVPSTPAQVYHMLRRQVIRPMRRPLIVMSPKSLLRHPLCVSSLEDLSEGTFMPAIPEVDEMDPKQIKRVVFCSGKVYYDLLEQRRNNEQQDVAIVRIEQLYPFPMEDVRTAIAEYENAKDFVWCQEEPQNQGAWYCSQHNFRASIPDDATLRYAGRPASASPAVGYMSVHLKQQKALVEDALKLD; translated from the coding sequence ATGCAAAACGGCGTGATGAAGGCATGGCTCGAGTCTTCACACTTGGCTGGCGCCAATGCAACGTATGTAGAAGATCTCTACGAACTCTATTTAAGTGACCCCGATCTGGTAAGTGAGGAGTGGAAACGTGTTTTTGAAGGGCTACCAAGCCCGGGTGATGTTGCAGAACAACCCCATTCACGTGTCCGTGACTACTTCCGTCGACTCGCTCAAGAGACAAAGCATTACAATGTCCAAGTTAGTGATCCTGATGTCGATGCTAAACAGGTAAGAGTATTACAGTTAATCAATGCGTACCGCTTCCGGGGACATGAAGCGGCGAAATTAGACCCTCTGGGTTTATGGCAACGCCCGCCTGTGGCCGAGCTTGACCCTTCTTTTCATAATCTCAATTCCGATGATATGGAAGAGATGTTTAATGTTGGTTCTTTTGCGATTGGTCAGGAGACCATGTTGCTCAAAGATATCCAGACATCTCTGAATAAAATTTATTGCGGTTCCATTGGTGCAGAGTATATGCACATGACCAGCACCGAGCAGAAGCGCTGGATTCAGCAGCAACTTGAATCGGTTGTTGGTCAGCCTTCATTCTCGAAGGAAGAAAAAATCACGTTTCTTGAAGAGTTAACTGCTGCCGAAGGTTTGGAACGTTATCTGGGGGCGAAATTCCCCGGAGCTAAACGTTTTTCTCTGGAAGGTGGTGATGCTTTGATCCCGATGACGAAAGAACTGATTCGTCATGCCGGTGCTCAGGGAATGCGGGAAGTTGTGATTGGTATGGCACACCGCGGCAGGCTGAATATGCTGGTGAATGTGCTGGGTAAACGTCCTCAGGATTTGTTTGATGAGTTTGCCGGTAAGCATGATGAAACCTGGGGAACCGGGGATGTAAAATACCATCAGGGTTTCTCTGCTGATTTTGCTACTCCTGGCGGTAATGTCCATTTAGCGCTGGCATTTAACCCGTCTCACCTGGAAATCGTAAACCCTGTCGTCATGGGATCTGTTCGTGCCCGTCAGGACCGTTTAGGCGATAAAGATGGCTCAAGTGTTCTGCCTATCACTGTTCATGGTGATTCTGCAGTGGCCGGGCAGGGGGTGGTTGCTGAAACCTTTAATATGTCTCAGGCCCGGGGATATCAGGTTGGCGGAACGGTACGAATTGTCGTCAATAATCAGGTTGGTTTCACCACATCCAATCCAAGAGATACCCGTTCAACGATGTACTGTACTGACATTGCAAAAATGGTACAGGCACCGATTTTCCATGTGAATGCTGATGATCCTGAGGCAGTTGCGTTTGTCACGCGTATTGCACTCGATTACCGGAATGCGTTTAAACAGGATGTCGTGATTGATTTAGTCTGCTACCGGCGTCATGGCCACAATGAAGCAGATGAACCTAATGCAACCCAGCCCTTGATGTATCAGAAAATCAAGAAACACCCAACGCCAAGAAAGATATATGCGGATAGGTTGACCGAACGGGGCAGTGTTGATGACGGGACAATTACTCAGGTCATCAATGAGTACCGGGATGCGCTTGATCATGGCGAAGTTGTCGTGAAAGAGTGGCGGCCGATGGCGATGCATTCCGTTGACTGGTCTCCTTATCTTTCCCATGACTGGGATGAATCATGGAAGAATGAATTTGATACTGAGCGCCTGAAGGATATTGGTAAACGAGTCTGTATGTATCCTGAAAGTCATAAGCTGCAAAGTCGTGTTCAGAAAATTTATACTGACCGTCAGGCGATGATTAAAGGTGAGAAGCCACTGGATTGGGGGATGGCGGAAATTCTGGCTTATGCGACGTTAGTTGATGACGGCAACCGTATCCGGATCTCGGGGCAGGATTCCGGTCGGGGAACCTTCTTCCACCGACACTCTGTGCTGCATAATCAGGATGACGCCAGCACTTATATCCCGTTGAAAAATCTGCATACGAATCAGGGGCCTTTCCAGGTCATTGACTCAGTGCTTTCTGAAGAAGCTGTACTGGCATTTGAATATGGTTATGCAACCGCTGAACCAAGCGGACTGACACTTTGGGAAGCTCAATTTGGTGATTTTGCTAACGGGGCTCAGGTTGTCATCGATCAGTTCATTTCATCAGGTGAACAGAAATGGGCGCGTTTGTGTGGGTTAACGATGCTGTTGCCGCATGGATATGAGGGACAGGGACCAGAGCATTCCTCTGCAAGACTTGAGCGATATTTGCAGCTTTGTGCTGAGCAAAATATGCAGGTGGTTGTTCCTTCAACACCAGCTCAGGTTTACCATATGCTGCGTCGTCAGGTCATACGGCCGATGCGTCGTCCTTTGATTGTAATGTCTCCGAAATCATTGTTGAGACATCCGCTGTGTGTTTCATCTCTGGAGGACCTGTCTGAAGGGACTTTCATGCCGGCGATTCCTGAAGTTGATGAAATGGATCCAAAACAAATCAAGCGGGTTGTTTTTTGCTCTGGTAAGGTTTACTACGATTTGCTGGAGCAGCGAAGAAACAACGAACAGCAGGATGTGGCAATTGTCCGTATTGAACAGTTATATCCATTCCCAATGGAAGATGTCCGGACTGCAATTGCTGAGTATGAAAATGCGAAAGACTTTGTCTGGTGTCAGGAAGAGCCTCAGAATCAGGGAGCATGGTACTGT
- a CDS encoding succinate dehydrogenase iron-sulfur subunit: MKLSFSLYRYNPDVDNKPYMKDYTLEVPEGSDMMVLDALILLKEQDPSIAFRRSCREGVCGSDGLNMNGKNGLACITPLSELSSDKIVIRPLPGLPVIRDLIVDMAQFYDNYAKVKPYLISEGNLPPSRENLQSPDERKHLDGLYECIMCACCSTSCPSFWWNPDKFIGPAGLLAAYRWLIDSRDTATEERLSDLDDAFSVFRCHGIMNCVSVCPKGLNPTKAIGHVKSMLIKRSI, translated from the coding sequence ATGAAATTAAGCTTCTCTTTGTATCGCTACAACCCGGATGTCGATAATAAGCCTTATATGAAGGATTATACGCTGGAAGTTCCTGAAGGCTCTGACATGATGGTTCTGGATGCATTAATTTTACTGAAAGAACAGGATCCATCCATTGCATTTCGCCGTTCGTGCCGGGAAGGTGTCTGTGGTTCTGACGGGCTGAATATGAACGGAAAAAACGGATTAGCGTGTATTACACCGCTGTCTGAATTATCCTCAGATAAGATAGTCATCCGACCACTACCCGGTTTGCCGGTTATTCGTGACTTAATTGTTGATATGGCGCAGTTTTATGATAATTATGCAAAGGTAAAACCTTATTTAATATCAGAAGGCAATTTACCGCCATCGCGTGAAAACCTGCAGTCTCCGGATGAACGTAAGCATTTGGACGGATTGTACGAGTGTATTATGTGTGCGTGTTGTTCAACGTCTTGTCCGTCGTTCTGGTGGAACCCGGATAAGTTTATTGGACCCGCCGGATTACTGGCCGCTTATCGCTGGCTGATTGATAGCCGTGATACAGCAACAGAAGAACGTTTATCTGATCTGGACGATGCATTTAGCGTTTTCCGTTGTCATGGCATTATGAACTGTGTCAGTGTTTGTCCTAAAGGACTGAATCCGACGAAAGCGATTGGTCATGTGAAATCCATGCTGATCAAACGCTCGATTTAG
- the sdhC gene encoding succinate dehydrogenase cytochrome b556 subunit: protein MVKEKSRPVNLDLQTMRFPVTAIASILHRMTGVITFVAIGILLWLLSVSLSSPEGFQYVSGIAGHFFMKFILWGILTALSYHIVGGIRHLIMDLGYFEELESGTQTAKIAFGATVFLSLLAGILVW, encoded by the coding sequence ATTGTGAAAGAAAAGTCCAGACCTGTGAATCTCGATTTACAGACCATGCGGTTTCCGGTCACGGCTATTGCTTCCATTCTTCACAGAATGACAGGAGTGATTACGTTTGTGGCCATTGGAATTCTGCTATGGCTCTTATCGGTTTCACTCTCATCTCCTGAAGGTTTTCAATATGTCTCTGGTATAGCCGGCCACTTCTTTATGAAGTTTATCTTATGGGGAATATTGACTGCGTTGTCTTATCATATTGTTGGTGGAATCCGGCATCTGATCATGGATTTAGGCTATTTCGAAGAGCTTGAATCAGGAACTCAGACTGCGAAAATCGCTTTTGGCGCCACCGTCTTTCTATCTCTTTTAGCGGGAATACTAGTATGGTAA
- the sdhD gene encoding succinate dehydrogenase, hydrophobic membrane anchor protein — MVKHVSSVGRNGVHDFLLIRATAIIMALYTLYLVCFFVFSGTITYELWSHFWGSLFTKIFTMLTLSCVLIHGWIGLWQVLTDYVKQVLLRGLLQLLVVTALLGYFFSGLFVLWGV; from the coding sequence ATGGTAAAACACGTTTCTTCAGTGGGTCGTAACGGCGTTCATGATTTTCTGTTGATACGTGCGACCGCAATTATTATGGCCTTGTATACGCTTTATCTCGTATGCTTTTTTGTTTTTTCAGGCACCATCACCTACGAGCTATGGTCTCATTTCTGGGGTAGCTTGTTCACTAAAATATTCACAATGTTAACCCTGAGCTGTGTGCTGATTCATGGATGGATTGGTTTATGGCAAGTGCTGACAGACTACGTTAAGCAGGTCTTGTTAAGAGGATTGCTGCAGCTTCTGGTTGTCACCGCGCTGCTGGGGTACTTTTTTTCTGGTTTATTCGTATTGTGGGGTGTTTAA
- the sdhA gene encoding succinate dehydrogenase flavoprotein subunit has product MAIPVREFDAVVIGAGGAGMRAALQVSEQGLTCALLSKVFPTRSHTVSAQGGITVALGNSHEDNWQWHMYDTVKGSDYIGDQNAIEYMCKNGPESVIELERMGLPFSRFDNGKIYQRPFGGQSKEFGGEQAARTAAAADRTGHALLHTLYQQNIKHQTTIFSEWYALDLVKNQDGAVVGCTALCMETGEVCYFKSKATILATGGAGRIYASTTNAHINTGDGVGMALRAGVPMQDMEMWQFHPTGIAGAGVLVTEGCRGEGGYLLNKDGERFMERYAPNAKDLAGRDVVARSMMIEIREGRGCDGPWGPHIKLKLDHLGGDVLESRLPGICELSRTFAHVDPVKEPIPVIPTCHYMMGGVPTQVSGQALKQNASGEDVDVQGLFACGEIASVSVHGANRLGGNSLLDLVVFGRATGLHLGETLAAQSESRDATDSDIEASLSRYLRWENSTGGEDPVQIRKDLQNCMQHSFSVFREGDAMAKGLEELKEIRERLKNAHLADKSSEFNTQRVECLELDNLMETAYSTAVAANYRTESRGAHARFDYPERDDDNWLCHSIYNPETEQMNKRSVNMAPVHRDAFPPKVRTY; this is encoded by the coding sequence GTGGCTATTCCAGTTCGAGAATTTGACGCCGTTGTTATCGGCGCTGGTGGTGCAGGTATGCGTGCTGCATTACAGGTTTCAGAACAAGGCTTAACTTGTGCCTTGTTATCTAAAGTTTTTCCAACCCGTTCTCATACCGTCTCTGCTCAGGGCGGAATTACTGTTGCTCTCGGTAATTCACATGAGGACAACTGGCAGTGGCACATGTACGATACGGTCAAAGGTTCTGATTATATTGGTGATCAGAATGCAATCGAGTACATGTGTAAAAATGGTCCTGAATCGGTGATTGAATTGGAACGGATGGGGCTACCATTCTCAAGATTCGACAACGGTAAAATTTATCAGCGTCCGTTTGGCGGTCAGTCAAAAGAATTCGGTGGCGAGCAGGCTGCAAGAACGGCAGCAGCAGCAGACCGGACAGGCCATGCCTTATTACATACATTGTATCAACAGAATATTAAGCACCAGACAACCATCTTTTCTGAATGGTATGCATTAGATTTGGTGAAAAACCAGGATGGGGCTGTTGTTGGTTGTACGGCGTTATGTATGGAAACAGGCGAAGTTTGCTACTTTAAATCGAAAGCGACTATTTTAGCGACAGGTGGTGCCGGCCGTATTTATGCATCAACCACAAATGCGCATATTAACACCGGTGATGGTGTTGGTATGGCCCTGCGGGCTGGTGTGCCGATGCAGGATATGGAAATGTGGCAGTTCCATCCGACAGGCATTGCCGGTGCTGGAGTGCTTGTAACAGAAGGTTGCCGTGGCGAAGGGGGTTACCTGCTGAATAAAGATGGTGAACGCTTTATGGAACGCTACGCACCGAATGCAAAAGATCTTGCTGGCCGGGATGTTGTTGCCCGTTCAATGATGATCGAAATCCGTGAAGGGCGTGGATGTGATGGTCCGTGGGGGCCGCACATCAAACTCAAGCTTGATCATCTGGGTGGCGATGTGCTGGAGTCCCGTTTGCCGGGAATCTGTGAGTTGTCCCGCACCTTTGCTCACGTTGATCCGGTAAAAGAACCGATTCCGGTGATTCCAACCTGTCACTATATGATGGGCGGTGTGCCGACTCAGGTCTCCGGGCAGGCATTGAAGCAGAATGCTTCCGGAGAAGATGTTGATGTTCAGGGCTTGTTTGCCTGCGGCGAAATCGCATCGGTTTCTGTTCACGGTGCGAATCGTTTGGGCGGAAACTCACTGCTTGATCTGGTGGTCTTCGGTCGTGCAACTGGTCTGCATCTCGGGGAGACTCTGGCAGCTCAATCTGAATCCCGAGATGCAACTGATTCAGATATTGAAGCATCTCTCAGTCGTTATTTGCGCTGGGAAAACAGTACGGGTGGTGAAGATCCGGTTCAGATTCGTAAAGACCTGCAAAATTGTATGCAGCATAGCTTCTCTGTTTTCCGGGAAGGTGATGCGATGGCGAAAGGTTTAGAAGAGCTGAAAGAGATTCGTGAGCGTCTGAAAAATGCCCATCTGGCTGACAAATCCAGTGAATTCAATACCCAGAGAGTGGAATGTCTTGAGCTCGATAATTTGATGGAAACAGCCTATTCTACAGCTGTTGCTGCCAATTATCGTACCGAAAGTCGTGGCGCACATGCCCGGTTTGATTACCCTGAACGTGATGATGACAACTGGTTGTGTCACTCAATTTATAATCCGGAAACAGAGCAGATGAACAAGCGTTCAGTCAATATGGCGCCGGTTCACCGTGATGCATTTCCACCAAAAGTCAGAACATACTAG